The following are encoded in a window of Nitrospiraceae bacterium genomic DNA:
- a CDS encoding GlsB/YeaQ/YmgE family stress response membrane protein → MSVIGWIVFGLIVGVVGKILMPGKDPGGFLATVAIGIIGALFGGMLGRMIGMYGQDDPVGFVMAVIGAILFLWLYRVVTRRGDT, encoded by the coding sequence ATGAGTGTCATCGGTTGGATCGTCTTCGGATTAATTGTGGGAGTCGTTGGAAAAATCCTCATGCCCGGCAAAGATCCGGGAGGGTTTCTCGCTACTGTCGCTATCGGGATCATTGGGGCGCTCTTCGGTGGAATGCTCGGGCGAATGATCGGCATGTATGGCCAGGATGATCCCGTCGGGTTTGTCATGGCCGTTATCGGGGCCATCCTGTTTCTCTGGCTCTACCGGGTGGTAACCCGACGTGGAGACACCTGA